Proteins co-encoded in one Sporosarcina sp. FSL K6-1522 genomic window:
- a CDS encoding DHHW family protein, whose amino-acid sequence MLIYKKWFVGAFLLFIFGVGLLNVMSSDRPFSERENRPLAQMPAWSLAQFTSGKFTERFETYLVDQFRWKDEWVQLKALAERGVLKKENNGVFFGEDGFLIEPFDEPGDQFVKNQNYVKDFALRAKGIQSYLLLAPTSVSLYEDKLPLFAQTANERAAFETAQRELASVLRVVDVYDVLRLNKDEPIYFKTDHHWTMHGAYLAYRETAKAMGIEAYEEDDFRIETVSENFYGTRYSKANTIGIEPDQIDVYLPKFEASQTVTYEDGQESDSFYEWGYLEKRDQYSLFLDGNHALVTIKTGLKNGRKLAVVKDSYAHAFIPFLANHFEEIHVLDLRYYHADVLAYLGEQRISDVLLLYSVANFTKDPNVIWLSQGAGR is encoded by the coding sequence TTGCTTATTTATAAAAAGTGGTTTGTAGGTGCGTTTCTGCTCTTTATTTTTGGAGTGGGTTTATTGAATGTGATGTCTAGCGACCGTCCTTTTTCTGAGCGAGAAAATCGGCCGTTGGCACAAATGCCTGCATGGTCGTTGGCTCAATTTACTTCTGGCAAGTTTACAGAGCGTTTTGAGACGTATTTGGTCGATCAGTTTAGGTGGAAGGATGAGTGGGTGCAGCTAAAGGCATTGGCTGAACGGGGGGTATTGAAAAAGGAAAATAACGGTGTCTTTTTTGGTGAAGATGGATTTTTGATTGAACCGTTTGATGAGCCCGGCGATCAGTTTGTGAAAAACCAAAATTACGTGAAGGATTTTGCTTTGCGAGCGAAGGGGATTCAGTCGTATTTGTTGCTCGCACCGACCTCGGTTTCATTGTACGAGGATAAATTACCACTTTTTGCACAGACGGCGAACGAACGAGCAGCGTTTGAGACTGCGCAGAGGGAATTGGCTTCGGTACTGAGAGTGGTTGATGTCTATGATGTGCTGCGTTTGAATAAGGATGAACCTATATATTTTAAAACGGACCATCATTGGACGATGCACGGCGCGTATTTGGCGTATAGAGAAACAGCGAAGGCGATGGGCATTGAAGCGTATGAGGAAGATGATTTTCGCATAGAGACGGTGTCGGAGAATTTTTATGGGACACGTTACTCGAAAGCAAATACGATTGGGATTGAGCCGGATCAGATTGATGTTTACTTGCCAAAATTTGAAGCTAGTCAAACTGTGACCTATGAAGATGGGCAGGAATCGGATTCTTTCTATGAATGGGGTTATCTTGAAAAAAGAGATCAGTATTCGTTGTTTTTAGATGGTAATCATGCGCTTGTGACGATTAAAACTGGATTGAAGAATGGCCGTAAGTTAGCGGTTGTGAAGGATTCCTATGCGCATGCGTTTATTCCTTTTTTAGCAAATCACTTTGAAGAAATTCATGTGCTGGATTTGCGTTATTATCATGCGGATGTGCTTGCTTATTTGGGGGAGCAACGTATTTCGGATGTTTTATTGTTATATAGTGTGGCTAATTTTACGAAGGATCCGAATGTGATTTGGTTGTCACAGGGGGCTGGGCGGTAG
- a CDS encoding acetyl-CoA hydrolase/transferase family protein: protein MENYIDRIKNKQLHNVIVSAEEAASWIEDGMVLGLSGFTRAGDAKAVPLALVKRAETEQFKVDVYTGASLGSDVDKLLAESGIVNKRAPFQADPAMRKKINAGEHLFVDYHLSHMAEQMRTEVIGPIDFAILEAVAITEDGMLIPTTSVGNSLSFAQHAKSIIIELNVAHSTQLEGIHDLYEPGNQGERLPIPLTKADDRIGTIGIPIDMSKVKGIVFTNQLDSPSTIVAPDHETEIMAEHLLTFLRSEIQAGRLTERLAPLQSGIGSVANAVLHGMIDSEFEDLEVYSEVLQDAVFDLMDAGKVRFASCASITLSEDKAEQVFGNFEQYRDKILMRPQEISNHPEIIRRLGLISINTALELDIYGNVNSTHVSGSKMMNGIGGSGDFARNARLAIFVTKSIAKGGDISSIVPFVSHVDHTEHDVDVIVTEQGYADLRGMAPRERVGLIIERCAHPMYREQLREYYAEALERGGQTPHVLEKALSWHINLAKNGTMRQLEEVLV from the coding sequence ATGGAAAATTATATAGATCGCATAAAAAATAAACAGTTGCATAATGTCATCGTCTCGGCAGAAGAAGCAGCGTCTTGGATTGAAGATGGTATGGTATTGGGGTTAAGTGGGTTTACACGTGCTGGAGATGCGAAAGCGGTTCCGTTGGCATTAGTGAAACGTGCAGAAACAGAGCAATTTAAAGTAGACGTCTATACAGGTGCATCACTAGGTTCAGATGTGGATAAATTATTGGCGGAATCAGGCATTGTGAATAAGCGTGCACCTTTCCAAGCAGATCCAGCAATGCGAAAAAAGATTAACGCAGGAGAACACCTTTTTGTCGATTATCATTTATCTCATATGGCTGAACAAATGCGTACAGAAGTTATCGGACCAATTGATTTCGCGATTTTGGAAGCGGTTGCAATCACGGAGGATGGCATGCTTATCCCGACAACATCTGTTGGAAACTCGTTGTCATTCGCCCAGCATGCGAAATCGATTATCATTGAGTTGAACGTAGCGCATTCTACGCAATTGGAAGGTATTCATGATTTGTATGAGCCAGGTAATCAAGGGGAAAGATTACCGATTCCATTGACAAAAGCAGACGACCGTATTGGGACAATCGGAATTCCAATCGATATGAGCAAGGTGAAGGGCATCGTTTTCACGAATCAATTGGACTCACCGTCAACAATTGTAGCGCCGGATCATGAAACTGAGATTATGGCAGAACATTTATTGACGTTCCTACGTTCAGAAATACAAGCTGGCAGATTGACAGAGCGACTTGCACCGCTACAATCGGGCATTGGATCTGTTGCGAATGCAGTTCTTCACGGTATGATCGATTCCGAGTTTGAAGACTTGGAAGTGTATTCAGAAGTGCTGCAAGATGCGGTCTTCGACTTAATGGATGCAGGCAAAGTACGTTTTGCATCTTGTGCTTCTATTACATTATCTGAAGATAAAGCAGAGCAGGTCTTTGGGAACTTTGAGCAATACCGAGATAAAATTTTGATGCGTCCACAAGAAATTTCGAACCATCCAGAAATCATTCGTCGTCTTGGCTTGATTTCGATCAATACGGCGCTTGAGTTGGACATTTACGGAAATGTCAATTCAACGCACGTATCCGGCTCGAAAATGATGAATGGAATTGGCGGTTCAGGCGATTTTGCCCGTAACGCACGTCTTGCAATTTTCGTTACGAAGTCTATTGCAAAAGGCGGAGATATTTCAAGTATCGTTCCGTTCGTTTCTCATGTGGATCACACGGAGCATGATGTGGATGTTATTGTCACGGAACAAGGTTATGCCGATTTACGCGGAATGGCTCCGAGGGAACGAGTTGGACTTATCATTGAGCGTTGTGCACACCCGATGTATCGTGAACAATTACGGGAGTATTATGCGGAAGCGCTTGAAAGAGGCGGTCAAACACCACATGTCTTGGAGAAAGCATTGTCTTGGCATATTAATCTAGCGAAAAACGGTACAATGCGCCAACTTGAAGAAGTATTGGTTTAA
- a CDS encoding MBOAT family O-acyltransferase, with protein sequence MVFSSLLFLFFFLPITLLLYFCGPRKMKNGILLIVSLLFYAWGEPVYIFLMLFSAVTDYFHGLFIQKYRLTSPMKARIGLLSSIVLNLSVLSFFKYADFLIDSVNQLVGTTIGTLDLPLPIGLSFYTFQTMSYAIDVYRGRVKAQRNPLTLALYVCLFPQLIAGPIVRYEIIERELQNRRVTLDQFSEGVQIFLIGLGKKVLLANNMGFLWSEIQQQSPGELSVLSAWMGIAAFGLQIYFDFSGYSDMAVGLGKMFGFHFPKNFNYPFVSRSITEFWRRWHMTLGAWFRDYVYIPLGGSRKGKSRLYVNLFIVWGLTGLWHGAAWNYVVWGLYFGAVIAIEKAGLLTVLERLHPVFQHVYAFVIVMVSWALFVFEDLSMSVSYLKIMFGFSGQVLMNEQFLYDAYTNAILFLLAFLGAMPVWRVLRERIPRWNQMMEDVVIPVCCLLILVLATAYLADDSYNPFLYFRF encoded by the coding sequence TTGGTATTTAGTAGCTTATTATTTCTATTTTTCTTTTTACCGATTACATTACTTCTATATTTTTGCGGACCAAGAAAGATGAAGAATGGCATTCTCTTGATTGTTAGTTTGTTATTTTATGCGTGGGGAGAACCTGTTTATATTTTCTTAATGCTTTTTTCAGCAGTTACGGATTATTTTCATGGATTGTTTATTCAAAAGTACCGTTTAACGTCACCGATGAAGGCACGAATTGGGTTGCTGTCATCGATTGTCCTCAATTTGAGTGTGCTGTCTTTTTTCAAGTATGCGGATTTTTTAATTGACAGTGTCAATCAGCTAGTCGGTACGACGATTGGTACGTTGGACTTGCCATTGCCGATTGGATTGTCTTTTTATACGTTCCAAACGATGTCATATGCCATTGATGTATATCGAGGGCGTGTGAAGGCACAGCGGAATCCGTTGACGCTTGCGCTATATGTTTGTTTATTTCCCCAGCTCATTGCGGGTCCAATTGTGCGTTATGAAATTATTGAACGAGAGTTGCAAAATCGACGTGTCACGCTCGACCAGTTTTCAGAAGGCGTGCAGATTTTTTTGATTGGCCTTGGGAAGAAGGTATTACTGGCGAATAATATGGGGTTTCTATGGAGTGAAATTCAGCAGCAAAGTCCGGGAGAGTTATCAGTTTTGTCGGCGTGGATGGGGATTGCGGCGTTCGGGTTGCAAATCTATTTCGATTTTAGCGGGTACTCTGATATGGCCGTTGGGCTTGGAAAAATGTTCGGCTTTCATTTTCCTAAGAACTTCAATTACCCATTTGTGTCCCGGAGCATTACGGAGTTTTGGCGAAGATGGCATATGACGCTGGGCGCTTGGTTTCGGGACTATGTTTATATACCTTTGGGTGGGAGTCGAAAAGGGAAGTCTCGGTTGTATGTAAATTTATTTATTGTTTGGGGTTTGACGGGGTTATGGCATGGAGCAGCTTGGAATTACGTGGTGTGGGGGCTCTATTTTGGTGCCGTTATTGCGATTGAAAAGGCAGGCTTACTGACGGTTCTTGAAAGGCTACACCCTGTGTTTCAACATGTTTATGCATTTGTTATTGTGATGGTTAGTTGGGCATTGTTCGTTTTTGAGGATCTGTCGATGAGTGTGAGCTATTTGAAAATCATGTTTGGGTTTTCAGGGCAAGTCCTGATGAATGAGCAATTTTTATATGATGCTTATACAAATGCCATTCTCTTTTTGCTGGCGTTTTTGGGAGCCATGCCAGTTTGGCGAGTGTTGAGGGAGAGGATTCCACGGTGGAATCAAATGATGGAGGATGTTGTGATTCCTGTATGTTGTCTGCTCATCCTTGTGTTGGCAACGGCTTATTTAGCGGATGATTCGTATAATCCGTTTCTTTATTTTCGCTTTTAA
- a CDS encoding DUF4358 domain-containing protein, whose product MKRRVGMIVCALAIFALVGCSNGESSGEKAPAETSVAAIMDAIKAQIVQDVKDAGNDDGRTDEEILGGYVETNVFDATTDDPFGQVFFERTALDQDLLAEGTMLQAMFNTNADEIIVLKAKDQKDAEALKASLQKELDAQIQTWEQYLPDQFEKVKNNVLKATGSYVLYATYDNVDAVEKIFDGQVK is encoded by the coding sequence ATGAAAAGAAGAGTTGGCATGATTGTATGTGCATTGGCAATTTTTGCACTAGTGGGTTGTTCAAACGGTGAGAGTTCGGGGGAAAAGGCTCCTGCCGAAACATCTGTTGCAGCAATCATGGATGCTATTAAGGCGCAAATTGTCCAAGATGTGAAAGATGCAGGGAACGATGATGGGCGTACGGACGAGGAAATCCTAGGGGGCTATGTAGAGACGAATGTATTCGACGCCACGACAGACGATCCATTTGGACAGGTATTTTTTGAGCGTACAGCGTTGGATCAGGATTTGCTGGCAGAAGGTACTATGCTCCAAGCCATGTTCAATACGAATGCTGATGAAATTATCGTTTTAAAAGCAAAAGATCAAAAGGATGCAGAGGCATTGAAAGCATCTTTACAAAAAGAATTGGATGCGCAAATTCAAACATGGGAACAATATTTGCCGGATCAGTTTGAAAAAGTGAAAAACAATGTTCTAAAAGCAACAGGAAGTTACGTGCTTTATGCGACTTATGACAATGTAGATGCAGTAGAGAAAATTTTTGATGGGCAGGTAAAGTAA
- the rluF gene encoding 23S rRNA pseudouridine(2604) synthase RluF produces MRINKYLSEAGIVSRRGADKWIADGRITINGQLAELGSKVAEGDDVRADGKPVKVEEQLVYIALNKPVGITSTTERHIKGNVVDFVNHPLRIFHIGRLDKDSDGLLLLTNDGDIVNEILREEHGHEKEYIVTVDSPITKAFIDKMESGVKILGTVTKPCKVKQLGPRTFNITLTQGLNRQIRRMCSALGYNVRNLQRTRILNIHLGDLPNGQWRDLTQEELTEMFKMMNYKPKR; encoded by the coding sequence ATGAGAATTAACAAATACTTAAGCGAAGCAGGCATTGTTTCCCGGCGCGGTGCCGATAAATGGATTGCAGACGGACGTATTACGATTAACGGGCAGCTTGCCGAGCTCGGCAGCAAAGTGGCAGAGGGCGATGATGTCCGTGCAGACGGCAAGCCTGTGAAAGTAGAGGAACAACTCGTCTACATTGCACTCAATAAGCCTGTCGGCATTACGAGTACAACAGAGCGTCACATCAAAGGAAATGTCGTCGATTTCGTTAACCATCCCCTCCGTATTTTCCATATCGGTCGACTCGACAAAGACTCAGATGGACTGTTACTTCTGACAAACGATGGCGATATCGTCAATGAAATCTTGCGCGAAGAACACGGCCATGAAAAAGAATACATCGTCACTGTCGATTCTCCCATTACCAAAGCATTCATCGACAAAATGGAATCGGGCGTTAAAATTTTAGGAACCGTAACCAAACCATGCAAAGTCAAACAACTCGGTCCTCGCACATTCAACATTACATTGACACAAGGCCTTAACAGGCAAATCCGTCGCATGTGTTCTGCACTCGGCTACAATGTCCGCAATTTACAACGCACACGTATCTTAAATATCCATCTTGGCGACTTGCCAAACGGACAATGGCGTGATTTAACACAAGAAGAACTTACTGAAATGTTTAAGATGATGAACTACAAACCAAAACGATGA
- a CDS encoding GNAT family N-acetyltransferase, producing the protein MIKKGDIANMKFAEEVLRVQIPSYLVEAELIDFYEIPPLKDTIHTLQQCEEIFYGYYEQDTLCGAISIKIEVNIIDIHRLMVHPQHFRKGIAKKLIDFISHEEGVDTLIVSTGSKNTPAIQFYQKNGFVKTGETTITEHLSITSFQKMLG; encoded by the coding sequence TTGATTAAAAAGGGCGATATTGCAAATATGAAATTTGCGGAAGAAGTATTGCGTGTGCAAATACCTTCGTATTTGGTAGAGGCAGAGCTGATTGACTTTTATGAGATTCCGCCATTAAAAGATACAATCCATACGTTGCAGCAATGTGAAGAAATTTTTTATGGATATTATGAGCAGGATACATTATGTGGGGCTATTTCGATAAAAATAGAAGTAAACATCATAGACATCCATCGTTTAATGGTACACCCACAACATTTTCGAAAAGGCATTGCGAAGAAATTAATTGATTTCATCAGTCATGAGGAAGGCGTTGATACGCTGATTGTATCCACGGGTTCTAAAAATACGCCAGCTATTCAATTCTATCAAAAGAACGGTTTTGTTAAGACAGGTGAAACTACAATAACTGAACACTTGTCTATTACTTCCTTTCAAAAAATGTTGGGATAA
- a CDS encoding CBS domain-containing protein — MLVRDLYLPKQEVVIANTEQTVIEVFNTIKASGYRCIPVVDQDEVYKGMIYKVHLIEYLYEENGDKDASIDHLLKHQEAFISERSSFLNALISIKALPFLSVVENDKLIGILTHNRVESVLEDAFGLQTGGINITLSSAEAKGMIEKLTKTLRGENIEGMFTLDNGSVLARRVVITIEHGKTEAELEKLKDKLEKGGFRILHIDMIEKSE, encoded by the coding sequence ATGCTTGTAAGAGATTTGTATTTACCTAAACAAGAAGTTGTCATCGCAAACACAGAGCAAACCGTCATTGAAGTTTTCAACACCATCAAAGCAAGTGGTTATAGATGTATCCCTGTTGTTGACCAGGATGAGGTCTATAAAGGAATGATTTACAAGGTCCATCTCATCGAATATTTATATGAAGAGAATGGTGACAAAGATGCTTCAATCGATCACTTGTTGAAGCACCAAGAGGCCTTTATTTCCGAGCGTTCCTCTTTCCTAAATGCACTCATCAGCATCAAAGCTTTACCTTTCTTGAGTGTTGTAGAAAACGATAAGCTCATCGGTATTTTAACGCATAACCGCGTAGAAAGTGTACTAGAAGATGCTTTCGGCTTGCAAACAGGCGGGATTAATATCACACTTTCTTCAGCGGAAGCTAAAGGGATGATTGAAAAGCTAACGAAAACACTTCGCGGCGAAAATATCGAGGGCATGTTTACATTGGATAATGGCTCCGTCTTAGCACGACGGGTTGTTATCACGATTGAACATGGCAAAACAGAAGCAGAACTTGAAAAATTGAAAGATAAGCTCGAAAAGGGTGGCTTCAGAATTTTACACATTGATATGATTGAAAAAAGCGAGTGA
- the dacB gene encoding D-alanyl-D-alanine carboxypeptidase/D-alanyl-D-alanine-endopeptidase, translating into MKRRTKRVIWLIVLVVLVVFTLVKCMEKDEEQPVAVVDKPVVTASKIEEPNKNDDFPELNALLADARLQGATTAISIRNAASGEVVYSHLGDIRVHPASVMKLLTGAAAFETLGTDYTFQTELYTDGKVQSGVLAGNLYLRGQGDPTLTKKELTAFVADLKAAGIQTIQGDIYGDDTWYDDVRFSQDLNWSDEPYYTGAQVSALTLSPNDDYDAGTVIVEITPAKKVGQAGYVGMVPANDYMTIVNKTQTVGKGGKKSIQVERQHGSNTLIVSGTIPAGAKKARSWASVWEPTNYTANIFKQAIEEQGIVFSTTPKLARRTVPKGATLLTSKQSMPLKELFIPFMKLSNNGHAELLVKEMGRVVGGDGSWDKGLAVMEATLADMGIDTTTLLLRDGSGMSHKNLVTADEVSKLLYNVQSKPWYPEFLQSLPVAGSNERFIGGTLRNRMEGTAAADNVQAKTGTLNGVSALSGYVKTANDETLIFSVMINNFLNDTTPEVLDAIAIAIANMQFN; encoded by the coding sequence GTGAAAAGGCGTACGAAGCGTGTGATATGGTTGATTGTTCTTGTGGTATTAGTGGTGTTTACGCTAGTCAAGTGTATGGAAAAGGATGAGGAGCAACCAGTGGCGGTTGTAGACAAGCCTGTTGTGACAGCAAGCAAAATAGAAGAACCAAATAAGAATGATGATTTTCCGGAATTGAACGCACTGTTAGCAGATGCAAGGCTGCAAGGGGCGACGACCGCCATTAGTATCCGAAACGCTGCATCGGGTGAAGTGGTTTATTCACATTTAGGCGATATACGCGTTCATCCAGCATCCGTTATGAAATTACTAACTGGTGCGGCGGCATTTGAAACGTTGGGGACTGATTACACATTTCAAACGGAATTGTATACGGACGGTAAAGTGCAGAGTGGCGTATTGGCGGGCAATCTTTATTTGCGAGGGCAGGGGGATCCGACGCTGACGAAGAAAGAGTTGACTGCATTTGTAGCGGATTTAAAGGCGGCGGGCATTCAAACGATTCAAGGGGATATATACGGAGATGACACGTGGTATGATGACGTTCGATTTTCTCAAGACTTGAATTGGTCGGACGAGCCGTACTATACGGGTGCACAAGTATCGGCGTTGACGCTGTCGCCGAATGATGACTATGATGCAGGAACCGTCATCGTTGAAATAACGCCCGCGAAAAAGGTAGGACAAGCGGGGTATGTCGGCATGGTGCCGGCAAATGATTATATGACCATTGTGAATAAAACGCAGACTGTCGGCAAAGGCGGCAAGAAAAGCATCCAAGTTGAAAGGCAGCATGGCTCGAATACACTTATTGTTTCGGGGACGATTCCAGCAGGTGCAAAAAAAGCACGTTCATGGGCTTCTGTTTGGGAACCGACGAACTACACAGCAAATATTTTCAAACAAGCGATAGAGGAGCAGGGAATTGTATTTTCTACGACACCAAAATTAGCACGTAGAACTGTTCCGAAAGGAGCCACTTTACTCACATCGAAACAGTCGATGCCACTAAAAGAGTTGTTTATTCCATTCATGAAATTGAGTAATAATGGACATGCCGAATTACTTGTGAAAGAGATGGGGCGTGTAGTTGGCGGGGACGGCAGTTGGGATAAAGGGCTAGCTGTCATGGAAGCAACACTTGCCGATATGGGCATTGATACAACGACGTTGCTTCTGCGAGACGGGTCGGGTATGTCACATAAAAACTTGGTGACTGCGGATGAAGTATCGAAGCTTCTCTACAACGTACAGTCGAAACCGTGGTATCCGGAATTTCTACAATCGCTCCCAGTAGCGGGAAGTAATGAGCGGTTTATTGGCGGGACATTGCGCAATCGGATGGAAGGGACTGCGGCGGCAGATAATGTGCAGGCGAAGACGGGGACATTAAATGGCGTTAGTGCGCTATCAGGCTATGTGAAAACAGCAAACGATGAGACATTGATCTTTTCTGTGATGATCAACAACTTTTTGAATGATACGACACCAGAAGTGCTGGATGCAATCGCGATTGCCATTGCAAATATGCAATTCAACTAA
- a CDS encoding methyl-accepting chemotaxis protein has protein sequence MGLRNASIGKKLFILISLSVLIFFAIGGTGFYYMQKMKENSDQVYQEGLLPIKWQSQIRTNNRAVDGYTLEMLLTTDSAEQAELGALIEERISETQELVAKLEEILLSDAERKKMAEFNESYSDYLVELQKVGELVFEGKADLGYIKYKQELKKTLESTNSLLGEIGAYLENYADDLDKSITESAKTSNIIVVTVIILALLLKISLGYVIARMIITPLKEMETLMVEAENGNLAIEGQYRSKDEIGVLTTSFNSMVSRLRELMRQVNNTSEQVAASSEELTASAEESTKASEEVAHTIQEVAFGAERQVEETKASQQVVEEMAGSIRLIASNTQDITTNAIETSQKALEGNEAIQSTIEQMGSINKTVSQLSNVVEGLGERSRDIGNIIEEITNIATQTNLLALNAAIESARAGEHGKGFAVVADEVRKLAEQSAGSAQTIAQMIAVIQEETQVAVRSMEQATGEVTDGIEVVNKAGESFAQIRTSVDEVASQLQGVSATAQEMSIGVEQVLQSEETLAEIAEEAASGTQNVAASTEEQLASMEEISASAEALAHLAGDLQEQIEFFKV, from the coding sequence ATGGGTTTACGCAATGCAAGTATAGGTAAAAAGTTATTTATTTTAATTTCTCTTTCTGTACTCATTTTCTTTGCAATTGGTGGAACAGGTTTCTACTATATGCAAAAAATGAAAGAGAACTCGGATCAAGTTTATCAGGAAGGATTGCTCCCGATAAAGTGGCAGTCCCAAATTCGAACGAATAATCGAGCAGTAGATGGTTACACATTGGAAATGCTGCTCACGACTGATTCAGCAGAACAGGCTGAGTTAGGGGCGCTTATTGAAGAGCGGATCAGTGAAACGCAAGAGTTAGTAGCGAAATTGGAGGAAATCTTGTTGTCGGATGCTGAAAGAAAAAAGATGGCTGAGTTCAATGAAAGTTATTCGGACTATTTAGTAGAGTTACAGAAGGTGGGAGAACTAGTCTTTGAGGGGAAAGCTGATTTAGGGTATATAAAATATAAGCAAGAACTCAAAAAAACACTAGAAAGCACGAATTCATTATTGGGGGAAATTGGGGCTTACTTAGAAAACTATGCAGATGATTTAGACAAGAGTATTACGGAAAGTGCTAAGACGAGCAATATTATTGTGGTTACAGTTATTATTTTGGCACTTTTGTTGAAAATATCGTTAGGATATGTAATTGCACGAATGATTATTACTCCGTTAAAAGAGATGGAAACATTGATGGTTGAAGCAGAGAATGGTAATTTGGCGATTGAAGGGCAGTATCGTTCGAAAGATGAGATTGGTGTGTTAACGACATCATTCAATAGCATGGTGTCTAGATTACGAGAGCTTATGAGACAAGTAAATAATACGTCTGAACAAGTTGCGGCTTCATCTGAAGAGTTGACAGCGAGTGCGGAAGAATCGACGAAAGCTAGTGAAGAAGTAGCGCATACGATTCAAGAAGTTGCCTTTGGTGCGGAGCGTCAAGTAGAAGAGACGAAGGCGAGTCAACAAGTCGTTGAGGAAATGGCAGGGAGTATTCGTTTGATCGCATCGAACACACAAGATATTACAACAAATGCAATTGAAACTTCACAAAAAGCACTAGAAGGTAACGAAGCGATTCAATCGACAATTGAACAGATGGGCTCCATCAATAAGACCGTTTCTCAATTGTCTAACGTAGTAGAAGGATTGGGTGAACGCTCCCGGGATATCGGCAATATTATCGAAGAGATTACCAATATTGCAACACAAACGAACCTATTGGCACTAAATGCTGCGATTGAGTCCGCAAGAGCGGGCGAGCATGGTAAAGGGTTTGCGGTGGTAGCGGACGAAGTGCGTAAGTTGGCAGAACAGTCGGCTGGCTCCGCACAAACCATCGCCCAAATGATTGCTGTAATCCAAGAGGAAACGCAAGTGGCTGTTCGCTCAATGGAACAAGCGACAGGGGAAGTGACAGATGGGATAGAAGTCGTCAACAAAGCAGGCGAATCATTTGCCCAAATTCGTACATCTGTGGATGAGGTCGCGAGTCAGCTACAGGGGGTTTCTGCAACTGCCCAGGAAATGTCGATTGGCGTGGAACAAGTGTTGCAATCTGAGGAAACGTTAGCTGAAATCGCGGAAGAAGCTGCGTCAGGTACGCAAAATGTAGCAGCCTCGACTGAAGAACAATTGGCGTCTATGGAGGAAATTTCAGCATCTGCAGAAGCATTGGCCCATCTTGCGGGGGATTTACAAGAACAGATTGAATTCTTTAAGGTTTAA
- a CDS encoding LytTR family DNA-binding domain-containing protein produces MEILSLDALLDVIGELFSDEISIAVSNKESYIYYRPSKRIDLKIRPGDPVKPGTIAHKALLEKQKVSEFIDRDVFGVPYHGMAVPFQQDGQLQGCVTAIYPVYTDGKSVVTVKTQDGWIPVPFADVKYIEVKDRKTYVVADSCSGTHKNSLQNFEYLLPRESFVRCHRSFIVNVHHIKEIYPDTHSTFVLAMEDGTRIPVSQSYSSYFRKLLGF; encoded by the coding sequence ATGGAAATATTAAGCCTTGATGCACTGTTAGATGTAATAGGAGAATTATTTTCGGATGAAATCTCCATTGCCGTCTCCAATAAAGAATCCTATATTTATTATCGACCAAGTAAACGAATTGATTTGAAGATTAGACCAGGTGATCCAGTTAAGCCGGGGACAATTGCACATAAAGCGCTGCTAGAGAAACAGAAAGTATCGGAATTTATTGATCGTGATGTATTTGGCGTTCCTTATCATGGAATGGCGGTGCCTTTCCAACAGGATGGGCAGTTACAAGGGTGTGTGACAGCGATTTATCCTGTGTATACGGACGGAAAGTCGGTTGTGACGGTGAAAACGCAAGATGGCTGGATTCCCGTACCCTTTGCAGATGTGAAGTATATTGAGGTGAAGGACCGAAAAACGTATGTTGTGGCAGACAGTTGTTCAGGCACACATAAAAACTCTTTGCAAAACTTTGAGTATCTATTACCACGTGAATCATTTGTCCGTTGTCATCGTTCATTCATTGTCAATGTTCATCATATTAAAGAGATTTACCCGGATACACATTCGACCTTTGTGTTAGCGATGGAAGACGGTACGAGAATCCCTGTAAGTCAGTCTTATTCAAGCTATTTTCGCAAGTTATTAGGGTTCTGA